Part of the Patescibacteria group bacterium genome, GCGCATAGCGAGGAGAAGAATGAGGTTCGTCGTGTACTACTAAAGAGTACACGACGCCCTGTACCCTTTAGTGGTACAGGGCGAGTCCTGCCGAGCGCATAATGGACAAAAATTATCTAATACTTTTCTGTGGATAACCCACGACTTTAGGCCTTTTAAATACAACAAAATTAAGAAAATAAAAGCCCAAAACTGTGTATAACTTGGGGAAGATGTGGATAACGGACATTTGTCCTTTAGATAAAAATGTCCAATAAAAAACCCTTATTTTATAATAAAATGGCTATTATTAAGGACAAAATATGATTTTATGATAATTATATACAGTATTATCGCCAGATTATAATCTTAATAAAAGTGACATAATAAATGTTTCACGTGAAACAATCTATAAAAAGGTCTCACCTTTTTATAGATTGCAGCAAAAGATTATTTTTCATATATGATATACTTATACTATTAAAGAATAAACGTTACTCATGAAACATGACTAGGATACTTAAAACTAACGATATTAACCCCCTATGGATAAACGCCAAGTAGGAGAATTAGGCGAGGATATAGCCTGTCGGTTTCTCGTGAAACAAGGACATAAGATAAGAGATCGTAATTACAGAAAGAAATGGGGAGAAATTGATATTATTAGCGAAAAAGATAATATAATCCATTTTATAGAAGTCAAAAGTGTTTCACGTGAAACATTACCTAGCAATGTTAATCATGAAACAAATAGTTATACACCTGAAGACAATGTTCACCCATGGAAATTAAAGAGAATATATAGGACTATTCAAACATATTTACTTGATAAAAAAGTTTATCACACTAAGCAAGGTGAAGATGAAACAGAGTGGCAAATAGATATCATCGCTGTATTCCTTAATATAAAGACAAGGAAGGCAAAGGTGAGAATAACAGAAAATATAATCTAGATAAAGAAAACCCTGCTTATTATGGCAGGGTTTTTAAAATCTTAACTTCTTATATTCAATATAATAAAAACATAATTGTCCTTTATGTGGTCACTGTCCTTTATTAGTAGGCAAAATTATCAATATGCCTAATAAAGATATTAATACGGCGGAAGGGAAAATCCTCCCGTACAATATATTAGCCCCAGCCTCTGTCTCTACATAAGTAAGACCTATAAAAAGTACAGCCAGACAAAACATAATTGCAATCATTGTGACAAAAGCAAACTTCGCAAATGAACCGGTGACTGATGATTTATTGCTTTTGCTATTTCTCATATCAACCCTCCTTATTCAAAATTAAAGATTGATTAAAGTTATGTTCAGGTTCTATTTATCTTTCCATTTATATCATACCAACACGACACTTTTTTATCAATAAAAATTTATAGTATCTTTTCATAAATTAATTACCACAAGAAATAAAAAAATAAAAAAGTCGCCGACCGGATTAAACCGATTGGCGACTACTAACTACCACTACTTAAAGTTAATTAAATGAAAACTTCTTTGGAATCTTTTTCACTACCTCTTTCTCCACCCTCATCATTGAAGGACTTTTACCCTCTACGGAACTACGCTTAACACTGACGAGTATGACATCTTTGCCGTCCTCGACAACTATATACGCCCTATCATCCTTGTCACGTGTCGCGATGCTCAGCACAGGATACTCACCAGCAAACAGCCTTGGAACACCTACCGGCGCTCCCTCTGGTGTTGATACGAAAACATAAACAGCGCACATAATTAGAATCCCCGATACCGTGACAATTGCTATTCTCAGTATACGAATCTCAATTCGTAAAGATAATAGAAAGAGCATTGTTGCAAACATTCCAAGGAAAAACATCAAGCCTAAAGCTGAAGGGATCAGCATATCTTCCTCCTTTTGAATTTTTAATTTATGTTAAGCTTGAACTTCATCTCAATCTTCTTAGATAGTATGCTTCGGTTTATTTATTGTCAACAAATGCGTATCAATGTCAACGTGGCACGTTGACATTCCTTTGTATTTATACATTACCCAAATAACTTGAAATTAAAAAGGATTATGGTAGTATTACCTAATTAGATTCAACAATTTAATTGACGGGGCGTGGTGTAACGGCTAACATTTCCGCTTTGGGAGCGGACGACTCTGGGTTCGAATCCCAGCGCCCCGAACGCAGTGAGGAAGAGAGAGGCAACTGCTTGCCTCTCGTCTGGGATTCGAAAGCCGTAGCGTTGTATGAGTTTGTGCGAAGCACAAGGCGAATACCGCGAGGCGGGGTAGCGAAAAATTTCCGTCAGGAAATTTATTTGTGACCGAATACCGAACGAACAGAACTAAAAAATTTAATTCAAAACAGAGACTAACAACTTAGTCTCTGTTTTGTTTTTAATCAGAAAATTTTCTTCAAACCAGCTATCCACAGTTTCAATAATTAGACTATTGTTTAATAAAAATACAAGTCTAATATAGATAATAGATAGAACACAATATCCTGTCGTAATTATCATTTAAGGAGGTGATAATTATGAAACAAATATTTATCAGTGGGCCTATGTTTCCCGCCTATCTAAGCGGAGCAAGAGTTGATATAATAAACATTACGCCATGCGAATTTTTATTCATTCTCTCATGCAATCCGAACGCGAAACTGGCAATAAGAATAGGCAGCAAAAGAGAAGTAGCCTTCGCCAAAGATATAAGTCTAACTCCTTAAAACCCCATCATCTTTTGATGGGGTTTTAAAAT contains:
- a CDS encoding YraN family protein codes for the protein MDKRQVGELGEDIACRFLVKQGHKIRDRNYRKKWGEIDIISEKDNIIHFIEVKSVSRETLPSNVNHETNSYTPEDNVHPWKLKRIYRTIQTYLLDKKVYHTKQGEDETEWQIDIIAVFLNIKTRKAKVRITENII